One genomic window of Ruminococcus gauvreauii includes the following:
- a CDS encoding NAD(+) synthase codes for MKQGFIKTAAGTPKIKVADCIYNADQAIALIREMEQQKAKLMVLPELCITGYTCGDLFWQDLLLDSAKEQLLRIVCETSDVDALIFIGLPIEADGKLYNVAAAFSGGKILGMVPKRHIPSYREFYEGRHFAGGPETARWLEINGEQIPFGTNQLFRCSSVPGFSVAAEICEDLWAPNPPSVSHALAGATVIVNLSASDEETGKDEYRSGLVMSQAARLICGYLYATAGEGESTTDLVFGAHNLISENGKLLAEAERFKNETVYADIDIQRLLAERRKMTTYPAQNGQGYYVSDFSLTVEETTLNRYFDPRPFVPGRKEDRDKRCDEILNIQTMGLKKRLEHTNCKNAVIGISGGLDSTLALLVTARAFDMLGKDRKEITAVTMPCFGTTDRTYQNACELTRCLGAELREIDIREAVTLHLRDIGHDIDVHDVTYENAQARERTQVLMNVANQAGGMVIGTGDLSELALGWATYNGDHMSMYGVNASVPKTLVRHLVQYSADTCQDEKLSGILLDVLDTPVSPELLPPKDGMISQKTEDLVGPYELHDFYLYYMLRVGFSPAKIYRIAQKAFRDLYDAETIKKWLITFYRRFFSQQFKRSCLPDGPKIGSVAVSPRGDWRMPSDACVRIWMDEIEQL; via the coding sequence ATGAAACAGGGATTTATCAAGACAGCGGCGGGGACGCCGAAAATCAAGGTGGCGGACTGTATCTACAATGCGGATCAGGCGATCGCGCTGATCCGTGAAATGGAGCAGCAGAAAGCAAAGCTCATGGTACTTCCGGAGCTTTGTATAACCGGCTATACATGCGGGGATCTGTTCTGGCAGGACCTGCTTCTAGATTCCGCAAAAGAACAGCTTTTAAGGATCGTCTGTGAAACGTCGGACGTAGATGCGCTGATTTTTATCGGTCTGCCGATAGAGGCGGATGGAAAATTGTATAATGTGGCAGCAGCATTCAGCGGGGGAAAAATCCTGGGTATGGTTCCCAAAAGACACATACCCTCCTACCGGGAATTTTATGAAGGGCGCCATTTTGCAGGCGGTCCTGAGACTGCCAGGTGGCTGGAGATAAACGGGGAGCAGATACCGTTTGGGACGAATCAGCTGTTTCGGTGCAGTTCGGTTCCTGGATTTTCAGTGGCGGCGGAAATCTGTGAGGATCTCTGGGCACCGAATCCTCCAAGTGTAAGTCATGCGCTTGCCGGAGCCACTGTAATTGTAAACCTCTCGGCCAGTGATGAGGAAACGGGTAAAGATGAATACAGAAGCGGACTTGTGATGAGCCAGGCGGCTCGTCTGATTTGCGGATATCTGTATGCGACAGCGGGAGAGGGTGAATCGACCACGGATCTTGTTTTTGGCGCTCACAATCTGATCTCTGAAAATGGAAAACTGCTCGCGGAGGCCGAACGTTTTAAGAACGAAACGGTTTATGCGGATATTGACATCCAGAGGCTGCTCGCGGAGCGCAGGAAGATGACGACTTATCCGGCGCAGAACGGACAGGGATATTATGTGTCGGATTTTTCACTTACTGTGGAGGAGACGACGCTTAACCGATATTTTGATCCGCGGCCTTTTGTACCCGGCCGGAAAGAGGACAGGGATAAACGCTGCGATGAGATTTTGAATATACAGACGATGGGACTGAAAAAACGGCTGGAGCATACCAACTGCAAAAATGCGGTTATCGGTATCTCCGGAGGACTGGATTCGACGCTGGCGTTACTCGTGACAGCACGGGCATTTGATATGCTGGGAAAAGACAGAAAAGAGATCACGGCGGTGACAATGCCGTGCTTTGGAACGACGGACCGGACATACCAGAACGCGTGTGAGCTGACACGTTGTCTCGGCGCTGAATTAAGGGAGATTGACATCAGGGAAGCAGTGACGCTTCACCTGCGTGACATCGGACATGATATCGACGTGCACGACGTGACATATGAGAATGCACAGGCAAGGGAACGGACACAGGTTCTGATGAATGTGGCGAATCAGGCCGGCGGTATGGTGATCGGTACGGGAGACCTCTCGGAGCTGGCACTCGGTTGGGCTACGTATAACGGCGATCACATGTCTATGTACGGCGTCAACGCATCCGTGCCGAAGACACTGGTGCGTCATCTGGTTCAATACTCTGCGGATACCTGCCAGGATGAAAAGCTTTCCGGTATCCTGCTGGATGTTCTGGACACACCGGTAAGCCCGGAACTGCTGCCGCCCAAAGACGGTATGATCTCCCAGAAGACGGAAGATCTCGTCGGTCCGTATGAGCTTCATGATTTTTATCTGTACTATATGCTGCGCGTGGGATTTTCACCGGCTAAGATATACCGCATTGCACAGAAGGCGTTCCGGGATCTCTATGATGCGGAGACGATAAAGAAATGGCTGATCACTTTCTACCGCCGTTTCTTTTCACAGCAATTCAAGCGCTCCTGCCTGCCGGATGGTCCGAAGATCGGTAGCGTGGCAGTCTCCCCGAGAGGAGACTGGAGGATGCCGAGCGATGCCTGTGTGCGCATCTGGATGGATGAGATAGAGCAGCTTTAA
- the hslO gene encoding Hsp33 family molecular chaperone HslO → MDYIVRATAAEGQVRAFAATTRDLVERARAVHNTSPVATAALGRLLTAGTMMGVMMKGDKDLLTLQIKAGGPLAGITVTADSKGRVKGYVGNPNVVIPANGRGKLDVASAVGPGFLNVIMDLGLKEPYSGQTMLQTSEIAEDLTYYFATSQQVPSSVGLGVLMERDNTVKQAGGFIVQLMPFAEEKTIAALEQNLKEVSSVTELLDAGCTPETLLEKLLGNLDLEINDTVPAEFYCNCGKQRVAKALMSVGKKELQEMIDDGKEVVLNCHFCGTDYTFSVEELKELRNLIR, encoded by the coding sequence ATGGATTACATTGTGAGAGCAACAGCGGCAGAAGGACAGGTACGAGCCTTTGCTGCTACAACGAGAGATTTGGTGGAACGTGCAAGGGCGGTACACAACACGAGCCCCGTAGCTACCGCGGCACTGGGACGCCTGCTGACAGCGGGGACGATGATGGGAGTCATGATGAAGGGAGATAAAGACCTTCTGACGCTGCAGATCAAGGCGGGAGGCCCCCTTGCGGGGATAACGGTCACTGCGGATTCCAAGGGCAGGGTAAAAGGATACGTCGGAAATCCGAACGTCGTGATACCGGCAAATGGAAGAGGAAAGCTGGATGTGGCATCTGCAGTCGGTCCTGGGTTTTTGAATGTCATCATGGACCTCGGACTCAAGGAACCGTACAGCGGGCAGACGATGCTGCAGACCAGTGAAATCGCCGAGGATCTGACGTATTATTTTGCGACGAGTCAGCAGGTTCCGTCATCTGTCGGACTTGGGGTCCTGATGGAACGCGACAATACTGTGAAACAGGCAGGCGGGTTTATCGTACAGCTGATGCCGTTTGCGGAAGAAAAAACAATCGCTGCGCTTGAACAGAACCTGAAAGAAGTGTCATCGGTGACAGAACTGCTTGATGCGGGATGTACGCCGGAAACGCTGCTCGAAAAGCTGCTTGGGAATCTGGATCTGGAAATTAATGACACCGTACCTGCGGAATTCTACTGCAACTGCGGCAAACAGCGGGTGGCGAAAGCACTGATGAGCGTCGGCAAAAAGGAACTGCAGGAAATGATCGATGATGGAAAAGAAGTGGTGCTGAACTGTCACTTTTGTGGAACAGATTACACGTTTTCCGTTGAGGAGCTGAAGGAACTGCGGAATCTGATCCGCTGA
- a CDS encoding class I SAM-dependent DNA methyltransferase has protein sequence METYRSFAQVYDMFMDDIDYDAWSIYLIGLLREYGVNEGLVLELGCGTGSMTQRLAASGYDMIGVDLSDDMLEIAQEKKIQSGLEILYLQQDMRGFELYGTVRAVVSVCDSLNYILEDEELLGVFSLVNNYLDPGGVFVFDLNTVYKYETLMGEQTIAENREEASFIWDNYYDRESMRNEYELAIFIPEGAGGLYRKYEEVHYQRAYPLPRIIRLLEQAGMEFVTAYDAFTRDQPEPESERICVIAREHGK, from the coding sequence ATGGAAACATACCGGAGTTTTGCACAGGTGTATGATATGTTCATGGACGACATCGACTATGATGCCTGGAGCATTTATCTGATTGGACTGCTCAGAGAGTACGGGGTGAATGAAGGACTGGTTCTGGAACTGGGATGCGGTACCGGCAGTATGACACAGCGGCTGGCGGCATCGGGCTATGATATGATCGGTGTGGATCTGTCGGACGATATGCTGGAGATCGCTCAGGAAAAAAAGATACAGTCGGGACTGGAGATCCTGTATCTTCAGCAGGATATGCGTGGGTTCGAATTGTACGGGACTGTCCGTGCAGTGGTGAGCGTCTGCGATTCACTGAATTACATTCTGGAGGACGAGGAACTGCTTGGGGTGTTTAGCCTGGTAAATAATTACCTGGACCCGGGCGGGGTCTTTGTGTTCGATCTGAATACTGTTTATAAATATGAGACTCTTATGGGAGAACAGACGATTGCCGAAAACAGGGAGGAGGCCAGCTTTATCTGGGACAACTATTATGACCGGGAATCCATGCGCAATGAATATGAGCTGGCAATTTTTATCCCTGAGGGAGCCGGCGGACTGTACCGTAAGTATGAGGAAGTCCACTATCAGCGTGCATACCCGCTGCCAAGGATTATCCGTCTTCTGGAACAGGCGGGGATGGAGTTTGTGACTGCGTATGATGCATTTACGCGGGATCAGCCGGAGCCGGAGAGCGAGCGTATCTGTGTGATTGCCAGAGAACATGGAAAATGA
- a CDS encoding DUF4250 domain-containing protein, translating into MIPNDPVMLLSYVNMKLRDHYPSLQELCKSLGINEQELVRKLKAIDYEYDDGNNQFV; encoded by the coding sequence ATGATACCGAATGACCCTGTCATGCTGCTGAGCTATGTCAATATGAAGCTGAGAGATCATTACCCCAGCCTGCAGGAACTGTGCAAAAGCCTGGGTATCAATGAGCAGGAACTCGTGAGGAAACTGAAAGCCATTGATTATGAATATGACGACGGAAATAATCAGTTTGTGTGA